In a genomic window of Pseudoalteromonas xiamenensis:
- the cdd gene encoding cytidine deaminase: protein MLSQDMLQSLYERIKASRGKLLNSEVKQLCESLGVDVEALMLALLPVAAKFAKPPISNFYVGAIALDRNLEEFGDLYFGANLEFAHEALSLVVHAEQSAINNAWSNGAEKVDLIAITDAPCGYCRQFMNELHNADELNVTLPHKKTTLRHLLPEDFGPNDLGNSQSVFNSEPVRLQATEHVSESLLSAASRSYAPYSGNYSAVEIETENGNFVGSYIENAAYSPSLSPLQSALSQMELAGLSIDDCRIRKITLLEIEGKENQLDVAKAVLNSLPYEVELNHVKVRRV from the coding sequence ATGTTAAGTCAGGACATGCTCCAATCGCTTTATGAGCGTATTAAGGCATCTCGTGGAAAGCTACTAAATTCTGAAGTTAAACAATTATGCGAGTCACTGGGTGTGGATGTCGAAGCGTTGATGCTTGCATTACTTCCAGTTGCTGCAAAATTCGCAAAACCTCCAATTTCAAATTTCTACGTGGGTGCAATCGCACTAGACCGTAACCTTGAAGAATTCGGTGATCTCTATTTTGGTGCTAACCTCGAATTCGCTCATGAAGCGCTCAGTTTAGTTGTACACGCAGAACAATCCGCAATAAACAATGCTTGGTCCAATGGCGCTGAGAAAGTCGATTTAATCGCGATTACAGATGCGCCCTGTGGTTATTGTCGTCAATTTATGAATGAACTTCATAATGCTGATGAACTGAATGTAACGCTGCCACACAAAAAAACCACATTGAGACATCTACTGCCTGAAGACTTTGGTCCGAATGATCTTGGGAATTCGCAAAGTGTGTTTAATTCTGAGCCGGTTAGACTTCAAGCCACTGAACATGTATCCGAGTCGTTGCTCAGTGCCGCTTCTCGTTCATATGCACCTTACTCAGGTAACTACAGCGCTGTAGAGATAGAAACGGAAAACGGCAATTTTGTCGGAAGTTACATTGAAAATGCAGCGTATAGTCCTAGCTTGTCACCGTTGCAAAGTGCACTTAGCCAAATGGAACTTGCTGGTTTGTCGATAGATGATTGCCGGATCCGCAAGATTACTTTGTTAGAGATAGAAGGCAAGGAAAATCAATTGGATGTGGCTAAGGCTGTTTTAAATAGTCTGCCTTATGAGGTTGAGCTAAATCACGTTAAAGTGAGACGAGTTTAG
- the ppc gene encoding phosphoenolpyruvate carboxylase, whose product MSEQYAALRSNVGMLGQLLGRTIEEAQGTALLEKVEEIRHLSKSSRSGNETDRQALIDILHGLKDEELLPVTRAFNHFLNLANVAEQFHTISKESQRAVCNISPLTQTLRHLKHKIDENALDINQVAQSIAQLKMDMVLTAHPTEVTRRTIISKHIEMSDCLGQLERTSLSDEERARVHARLEQLICQAWHTNDIRDSRPTPLDEAKWGFAVIENSLWEAIPRFVDEFAKSVKDTLALTLPQDFMPVQFTSWMGGDRDGNPFVTALVTEKVLDHGRWMALDLYARDIDKLSAELSMVDASEELLAETGKVSEPYRVVLKKLKSDIAQTVEFLDAKIKGLPTGAVDKITDVNQLKEPLELCYRSLMKCNMKVVADGLLLDTLRRIACFGLRLVRLDVRQDSGRHAQVFSELTRYLGIGDYQQWEEQDKQAFLLAELNSRRPLMPKHWNPSAEVQEVLDTFDVIAKQDPSAFGIYIISMARTVSDVLAVHLLLKESGCSFNLPVAPLFETLDDLNNGYDVIKDLLASTWYRGHIANKQYVMIGYSDSAKDAGMMAAGWAQYRTMDELVDLAEQAGIELVLFHGRGGTIGRGGAPAAQALRSQPPGSLKSGLRVTEQGEMIRFKFGLPEVALQSLHIYAGAVLESNLLPPPNPEAKWKDVMDVIADASCARYREIVREDKDFVPYFRMATPEVELAKLPLGSRPAKRNPQGGVESLRAIPWIFAWSQNRLMLPAWLGACKGLEVAIEKFGIDTLQEMNQTWPFFRTRLEMLEMVFCKADSWLSEHYEQGLVETQYRHLGETLRSELAEAIKLVREICKEHTLLAGQPWIRESINLRNPYTDPLNLLQVELLKRSRENQQEVNSHVDKALMITMTGIAAGMRNTG is encoded by the coding sequence ATGAGTGAACAATATGCAGCATTACGATCTAACGTAGGTATGCTTGGCCAGTTGCTTGGTAGAACAATTGAGGAAGCTCAAGGCACAGCACTCTTAGAAAAAGTAGAAGAGATCCGCCATCTATCCAAATCATCACGCAGCGGTAATGAAACGGACAGACAAGCGCTTATCGATATTCTTCATGGCTTGAAAGATGAGGAATTGTTGCCCGTAACAAGGGCATTCAATCACTTTTTAAACCTTGCCAACGTAGCAGAACAGTTTCATACCATTTCCAAAGAAAGCCAACGTGCAGTTTGCAACATCAGCCCTCTCACTCAAACTTTACGTCACCTTAAGCACAAAATTGATGAAAATGCTTTAGATATTAATCAGGTTGCGCAATCGATAGCTCAGCTTAAAATGGACATGGTACTTACGGCACACCCGACCGAAGTAACTCGTCGTACGATAATTAGCAAACACATTGAAATGAGTGATTGCCTTGGTCAACTCGAAAGAACAAGTCTGAGTGATGAAGAGCGCGCTCGCGTTCATGCTCGACTTGAACAACTAATTTGCCAAGCATGGCATACCAATGACATCCGAGACAGCCGTCCAACACCGCTCGATGAAGCGAAGTGGGGCTTTGCTGTAATTGAAAATAGCCTTTGGGAAGCGATTCCTCGTTTCGTCGATGAATTTGCAAAATCAGTAAAAGACACGTTAGCACTGACGCTGCCACAAGATTTTATGCCAGTACAATTCACCTCGTGGATGGGGGGAGATAGAGATGGAAATCCATTTGTAACGGCACTTGTGACAGAGAAAGTGCTAGACCACGGACGATGGATGGCGCTGGATCTTTATGCGAGAGACATCGATAAACTCAGTGCTGAGCTCTCCATGGTTGATGCTAGTGAGGAATTACTTGCTGAAACAGGAAAAGTAAGCGAACCGTATCGCGTTGTGTTAAAAAAACTCAAGTCGGACATTGCGCAAACCGTCGAATTTTTGGACGCCAAAATAAAAGGATTGCCAACAGGCGCTGTGGACAAAATCACGGATGTGAACCAACTTAAAGAGCCCCTGGAACTGTGCTATCGCTCGCTGATGAAATGTAACATGAAAGTAGTTGCTGACGGCCTACTGCTCGATACATTGCGTCGTATCGCGTGTTTTGGTTTGAGATTGGTTCGTCTTGATGTGAGACAGGACTCTGGTCGTCACGCACAAGTATTCTCTGAATTAACCCGATATTTGGGTATTGGAGATTATCAGCAGTGGGAAGAACAGGATAAGCAAGCATTCTTGTTAGCAGAGCTTAATTCTCGCCGTCCTTTGATGCCGAAGCACTGGAATCCATCTGCCGAAGTTCAAGAAGTACTAGATACCTTTGATGTTATTGCGAAACAAGACCCTAGTGCGTTCGGCATTTACATTATCTCAATGGCGAGAACCGTTTCAGACGTGCTCGCAGTACATTTATTGCTTAAGGAAAGCGGTTGTAGCTTTAACTTACCAGTAGCACCGTTGTTCGAAACGCTCGATGACCTAAATAACGGATATGACGTAATTAAAGATTTATTAGCGAGCACGTGGTATCGCGGTCACATAGCGAATAAGCAGTACGTTATGATTGGTTACTCAGACTCTGCAAAAGATGCGGGTATGATGGCTGCAGGTTGGGCGCAATATCGAACAATGGATGAGTTAGTCGACCTAGCAGAACAAGCGGGTATTGAACTTGTCCTGTTCCACGGTCGTGGAGGCACAATTGGGCGAGGAGGGGCGCCTGCAGCACAAGCGCTTCGGTCTCAACCACCGGGTTCTCTTAAGAGCGGTTTGCGCGTAACTGAACAAGGAGAAATGATCCGATTTAAGTTTGGTCTACCCGAAGTCGCGCTGCAAAGCTTACACATCTACGCAGGTGCTGTGCTTGAAAGCAATTTGCTGCCACCACCAAATCCGGAAGCAAAATGGAAAGACGTAATGGACGTCATCGCTGATGCTTCTTGCGCACGTTACAGAGAGATTGTGCGTGAAGATAAAGACTTTGTACCTTATTTCAGAATGGCAACACCAGAAGTTGAACTGGCTAAATTACCATTGGGTTCAAGGCCTGCGAAGCGTAATCCTCAAGGTGGAGTGGAAAGTCTAAGAGCGATACCATGGATTTTTGCTTGGAGTCAAAACCGTTTGATGCTACCTGCTTGGCTTGGTGCATGCAAAGGACTCGAAGTTGCGATAGAGAAGTTTGGTATTGATACGCTACAAGAAATGAACCAAACGTGGCCATTTTTTAGAACACGTTTAGAAATGTTAGAAATGGTCTTTTGTAAAGCCGACAGTTGGCTAAGTGAACATTACGAACAAGGCCTTGTCGAAACACAATATCGCCATTTAGGTGAAACGTTACGTAGTGAGTTAGCGGAAGCCATTAAGCTTGTCCGAGAAATTTGCAAGGAACACACCTTGCTTGCAGGTCAACCTTGGATCCGTGAATCGATCAATTTGAGAAACCCTTATACCGATCCGTTGAATCTTTTACAGGTGGAATTGTTAAAGCGCTCTCGTGAAAATCAGCAGGAGGTAAATTCTCATGTTGATAAAGCCTTAATGATCACGATGACGGGTATTGCGGCAGGTATGCGAAACACTGGCTAA
- a CDS encoding thiol-disulfide oxidoreductase DCC family protein: MVIFFDGNCPLCVREMNALLEHDSNKSLTLIDLHDAYALSAFPGIDKAKAMSILHGVDNQGRLLLGLDVSVMAWSLVGKHSWLRILRWPVVRFIADIAYLMFAKHRMKLSSIFLKPSCTNRQCDRSSK; this comes from the coding sequence ATGGTGATCTTTTTTGACGGCAATTGCCCTCTTTGCGTAAGAGAGATGAACGCCTTACTTGAACATGACTCGAATAAATCATTAACCCTTATCGATTTGCACGATGCCTATGCGCTGAGTGCGTTCCCTGGCATAGACAAAGCAAAAGCAATGTCCATACTACACGGCGTAGACAACCAAGGTCGCTTGCTGTTAGGTTTAGATGTCAGCGTGATGGCTTGGTCACTTGTTGGTAAGCATTCTTGGCTTAGGATATTGCGTTGGCCTGTGGTCCGCTTTATAGCCGATATAGCATATTTAATGTTCGCAAAGCATCGAATGAAACTTTCGTCCATTTTCCTGAAACCGTCGTGCACCAACAGGCAATGCGATAGGTCGTCAAAGTGA
- a CDS encoding SDR family NAD(P)-dependent oxidoreductase, which produces MKQYLLIGASSGIAQALISIFQENPKVKLVSISRANIVTSSSQHVHFVSDYSISSVREIASSLIASQSVFDYVLFFNGTLHHNQMMPEKQVTQFSEEYYDHLTASNVYPHIRWFAELPRLLCRNSIAKIIILSARIGSISDNRSGGWYSYRMTKAALNMAAKTFSLELNRPKSRAKVILFHPGTTDTALSKPFQKNIPKEKLFTPHFVAQRLSALCDAEIEHTDIDFIDWRFNPIQW; this is translated from the coding sequence GTGAAGCAGTATCTACTTATCGGCGCATCAAGTGGGATCGCACAGGCTTTGATCTCAATATTTCAAGAAAATCCGAAAGTGAAACTCGTTTCAATTTCAAGAGCTAATATTGTTACATCGAGTTCCCAGCACGTTCATTTCGTGAGCGATTACTCAATATCAAGCGTTCGAGAAATTGCGTCTTCGCTCATTGCATCACAAAGTGTATTCGACTACGTCCTATTTTTTAACGGGACCTTACACCACAACCAGATGATGCCCGAAAAACAAGTTACTCAATTTAGCGAGGAGTACTATGATCACTTAACAGCCTCAAACGTCTATCCCCACATACGCTGGTTTGCGGAACTCCCCAGATTACTTTGTCGAAACTCAATCGCCAAAATCATCATTCTAAGCGCACGGATTGGAAGCATCTCAGATAACCGAAGTGGTGGTTGGTACAGTTATCGAATGACAAAAGCGGCACTAAATATGGCTGCAAAAACCTTTTCTCTGGAACTCAATCGTCCGAAGTCGAGAGCAAAAGTCATTCTATTCCATCCTGGTACTACCGACACGGCGCTCTCTAAACCGTTTCAAAAGAACATACCGAAAGAAAAACTGTTTACGCCTCACTTTGTCGCACAGCGATTGTCTGCTCTGTGCGACGCAGAAATAGAACATACTGACATCGACTTTATCGATTGGCGGTTTAACCCTATACAATGGTGA
- a CDS encoding flavin reductase family protein, translating into MIISKDQLAHLETRYRAQLVNSVSGFKSANLVGTIDNNGLTNLSIVSSVIHLGSNPPLLGMVFRPHSVPRHTLENILETGVYTINHVNNEIFKKAHQTSARYPKTISEFEACNLTPIFHGTFIAPFVQESSIRIAMEYREHQTLKLNETVFLVGEILHIELPEEIVAATGYVDLEVANTVCVSGLDSYHNTQRLAQLPYAKPI; encoded by the coding sequence ATGATTATTAGTAAAGACCAACTTGCCCATTTAGAAACGCGATATCGTGCACAATTGGTCAATTCCGTTTCAGGTTTTAAAAGTGCGAATCTAGTTGGGACAATTGACAATAATGGTCTGACGAATTTATCGATAGTGTCATCCGTCATTCACCTAGGCAGCAACCCACCGCTCTTAGGGATGGTATTCAGACCTCACTCAGTGCCAAGGCACACATTAGAAAATATCTTAGAAACAGGTGTATACACCATAAATCACGTGAATAACGAAATTTTTAAAAAAGCACACCAAACATCTGCCCGTTACCCAAAAACGATTAGTGAATTTGAAGCATGCAACTTAACACCAATTTTCCACGGAACCTTTATAGCTCCGTTCGTACAAGAATCCTCAATCCGCATTGCAATGGAATATCGTGAACACCAAACGCTTAAATTAAATGAAACGGTTTTTCTCGTTGGCGAAATTCTACACATTGAACTGCCAGAAGAAATCGTTGCAGCAACCGGTTATGTAGATTTAGAGGTCGCAAATACAGTGTGCGTTTCAGGACTCGATTCATATCACAATACACAAAGACTTGCTCAGCTACCCTATGCCAAACCAATTTAA
- a CDS encoding tetratricopeptide repeat protein: MWQKKAKVVVFLSALLCSSFSHAGLEEGIKAANEGRFEEALKEFNYLANMGYAPGIYELAKMYQGGYGVTKNERKAAELLQKAVDLNLPDAMFDLAVMYKEGEGVKKDLQTAVSLFTRAAHKDLPAAQFNLGVMYTNGEGVVKDYAVAMDWYEKAAANNYTLAQFNLALMYFQGLGVEESVEKSYIWNRIAEYNGNENARKSRQLDEQKLSPSEIDEAIKKADAIYERIQAGTYIADSRIK; encoded by the coding sequence ATGTGGCAAAAAAAGGCAAAAGTCGTGGTGTTCTTAAGTGCGTTGCTTTGCAGCTCATTTAGCCATGCAGGATTAGAAGAAGGCATTAAAGCTGCGAACGAAGGTCGATTTGAAGAGGCGCTAAAAGAATTCAATTATCTTGCAAATATGGGATATGCGCCGGGCATTTACGAGCTTGCAAAAATGTATCAAGGTGGCTACGGCGTGACTAAAAATGAACGTAAAGCTGCTGAACTTTTGCAAAAAGCCGTAGATTTAAATCTTCCCGATGCGATGTTCGACCTTGCCGTTATGTACAAAGAAGGTGAAGGTGTTAAAAAAGACCTACAAACCGCAGTCTCTTTATTTACGCGCGCCGCACACAAAGACCTACCTGCAGCACAGTTTAACCTAGGTGTAATGTACACGAACGGCGAAGGTGTCGTAAAAGACTACGCCGTTGCAATGGACTGGTATGAGAAAGCGGCAGCTAATAATTATACCTTGGCTCAATTTAATCTAGCTCTGATGTATTTCCAAGGCTTGGGAGTCGAAGAAAGTGTCGAAAAATCATATATTTGGAATCGCATTGCTGAGTACAATGGCAATGAAAATGCGCGTAAGAGTCGCCAGTTAGATGAACAAAAACTGTCACCATCAGAAATAGATGAGGCCATTAAAAAGGCAGACGCTATTTATGAGCGCATCCAAGCTGGTACCTATATTGCTGACTCTCGTATTAAATAA